The window ACAGGCCCCGATGCAGCCGCAGGGCACGCCACCCCCGAGCACAACGAATGTGCGGATGTGGTTGGTTCAGACCCCCATCGCAGCATTTGGGGGCAATGTGCCGGAAGGGGCGGACCCCACGGTCCGCTATTATCCTTCCTTCGATCTGGCACAGGAATCCGTGTCCAGCACTGAGTTCAAGCAGCCGGAATATCTGCCGCCTGGATATCTACTTGTCGAAGCGCTGGTCACACCATCGGAGGCGCTGCTGCTCCGGTATGCCAGCTTCACAGCCGGCGACATAGTCCTTGTACAGAATCCAGTTGGGACCAAGAGTGTTCCGGTTACGAGGTCGCCTCAAGGGATCACATCAAAGTCAGTGGTAACGGGCATAACGATGAGCACCGATGCGCCGATCCGAGCCATTACACTCAACGGCAAGCCGGCGGCGTGGATCGAGGAAGACATGGGGCAGAACTCCCTTACATGGGAAGCCGACGGTATGAGCTACATACTAGGTGGCATCAGGCTCAGCCTCGACGAGGCTGTGAAGATCGCCCAGTCGCTTTGCTAAGCGGATTAAGGATGGGCGGCCTGAATTCCAGGCCGCCCATTGCACACTCCGCGCTCCGACCTCGAACTCCTGACTCGCGTCAGACCTCGAACTTCCCTTCGCGGGCGGCGGAGAGGTATTCCGTGCAGAACTCGTCACGGCCGAGAAGAGCCTCGGTCGCATAGACGAGCGCCATGAGCTGTTTGTCCATCGGATCAACGATCGCCGCATCCA of the bacterium genome contains:
- a CDS encoding DUF4367 domain-containing protein, whose product is MSERNQADRFSRELDEILSGRKTGPTDAEECDKRAIARMLADADFSGESRIRQALRNRLLHGIDARELKRIRRQNQKEAVMKAFQTYVWRPLPAVTALAVLFAVVALPLIWPGTLPAAAMNLDSYVRSLVVGEHTTVKQAPMQPQGTPPPSTTNVRMWLVQTPIAAFGGNVPEGADPTVRYYPSFDLAQESVSSTEFKQPEYLPPGYLLVEALVTPSEALLLRYASFTAGDIVLVQNPVGTKSVPVTRSPQGITSKSVVTGITMSTDAPIRAITLNGKPAAWIEEDMGQNSLTWEADGMSYILGGIRLSLDEAVKIAQSLC
- a CDS encoding methyltetrahydrofolate cobalamin methyltransferase (catalyzes the transfer of the N5-methyl group from (6S)-methyl tetrahydrofolate to the cobalt center of a corrinoid iron-sulfur protein); amino-acid sequence: DAAIVDPMDKQLMALVYATEALLGRDEFCTEYLSAAREGKFEV